A window of the Equus przewalskii isolate Varuska chromosome 10, EquPr2, whole genome shotgun sequence genome harbors these coding sequences:
- the NME1 gene encoding nucleoside diphosphate kinase A isoform X3, whose amino-acid sequence MGSAAAELRRSVPRVRAPAATWAGAGFRCRVQRAPWDLEQLEGTMAHSERTFIAIKPDGVQRSLVGEIIKRFEQKGFRLVAMKFMRASEDLLKEHYNDLKDRPFFAGLVKYMHSGPVVAMVWEGLNVVKTGRVMLGETNPADSKPGTIRGDFCIQVGRNIIHGSDSVESAEKEIALWFQPEELVDYKSCAQSWIYE is encoded by the exons ATGGGCTCGGCGGCAGCCGAGCTGCGCAGGAGCGTTCCGCGCGTGCGGGCGCCGGCAGCCACGTGGGCCGGGGCAGGTTTCCGGTGCCGGGTGCAGCGGGCGCCGTGGGATCTCGAGCAGCTGGAGGG GACCATGGCCCACAGCGAGCGCACCTTCATCGCCATCAAGCCTGACGGGGTCCAGCGCAGCCTGGTGGGCGAGATCATCAAGCGCTTCGAGCAGAAGGGCTTCCGGCTCGTCGCTATGAAGTTCATGCGC GCTTCTGAAGACCTCCTCAAGGAACACTACAACGACCTGAAGGACCGTCCGTTCTTTGCCGGGCTGGTGAAATACATGCACTCGGGGCCAGTGGTTGCCATG GTCTGGGAGGGGCTGAATGTTGTGAAGACAGGCCGAGTGATGCTCGGGGAGACCAACCCTGCGGACTCCAAGCCTGGGACCATCCgtggggatttttgcatccaaGTTGGCAG GAACATCATCCATGGCAGTGATTCCGTGGAGAGCGCAGAGAAGGAGATCGCCTTGTGGTTTCAGCCTGAGGAACTGGTCGATTACAAGAGCTGTGCTCAGAGCTGGATCTACGAGTGA
- the NME1 gene encoding nucleoside diphosphate kinase A isoform X1: MMAPKRKNSDAGSSNIPKRSRKVLPLSEKVKVLDLIRKEKKSYAEVAKIYGKNESSIREIVKKEKEIRASFAVAPLTAKVTATVRDKCLVNMEKALSLWVEDMNRKCVPLDGNMLRQKALNLYEDFSKGSRETSDTKTFTASKGWLHRFRNRFGLRTIKSTGEAVPAAEEAAATFPAELKKLIKEKGYQPKQVLDCDETGLFCTVQTMAHSERTFIAIKPDGVQRSLVGEIIKRFEQKGFRLVAMKFMRASEDLLKEHYNDLKDRPFFAGLVKYMHSGPVVAMVWEGLNVVKTGRVMLGETNPADSKPGTIRGDFCIQVGRNIIHGSDSVESAEKEIALWFQPEELVDYKSCAQSWIYE, encoded by the exons atgatggccccaaagcgcaagaaTAGCGATGCTGGCAGTTCGAATAttccaaagagaagccgtaaagtgcttcctttaagtgaaaaggtgaaagttctcgacttaataaggaaagaaaaaaaatcgtatgctgaggtggctaagatctacggtaagaatgaatcttccatccgtgaaattgtgaagaaggaaaaagaaattcgtgctagttttgctgtcgcACCTCTAACTGCAAAAGTTACGGCCACAGTGCGGGATAAGTGCTTAGTTAATATGGAAAAGGCATTAAGTTTGTGGGTGGAAGACATGAACAGAAAATGCGTTCCGCTTGATGGCAACATGTTGCGCCAGAAAGCACTGAATCTATATGAAGACTTCAGCAAGGGATCCCGTGAAACGAGTGACACCAAGACATTTACTGCAAGTAAGGGATGGTTACACAGATTCAGGAATAGGTTTGGACTGAGAACTATAAAAAGTACTGGAGAGGCTGTGCCTGCCGCCGAAGAAGCTGCTGCCACATTTCCGGCAGAGTTGAAGAAGTTGATTAAGGAGAAAGGATACCAGCCAAAGCAAGTCTTGGATTGCGATGAAACCGGGCTCTTCTGTACAGTACA GACCATGGCCCACAGCGAGCGCACCTTCATCGCCATCAAGCCTGACGGGGTCCAGCGCAGCCTGGTGGGCGAGATCATCAAGCGCTTCGAGCAGAAGGGCTTCCGGCTCGTCGCTATGAAGTTCATGCGC GCTTCTGAAGACCTCCTCAAGGAACACTACAACGACCTGAAGGACCGTCCGTTCTTTGCCGGGCTGGTGAAATACATGCACTCGGGGCCAGTGGTTGCCATG GTCTGGGAGGGGCTGAATGTTGTGAAGACAGGCCGAGTGATGCTCGGGGAGACCAACCCTGCGGACTCCAAGCCTGGGACCATCCgtggggatttttgcatccaaGTTGGCAG GAACATCATCCATGGCAGTGATTCCGTGGAGAGCGCAGAGAAGGAGATCGCCTTGTGGTTTCAGCCTGAGGAACTGGTCGATTACAAGAGCTGTGCTCAGAGCTGGATCTACGAGTGA
- the NME1 gene encoding nucleoside diphosphate kinase A isoform X2, with product MMAPKRKNSDAGSSNIPKRSRKVLPLSEKVKVLDLIRKEKKSYAEVAKIYGKNESSIREIVKKEKEIRASFAVAPLTAKVTATVRDKCLVNMEKALSLWVEDMNRKCVPLDGNMLRQKALNLYEDFSKGSRETSDTKTFTASKGWLHRFRNRFGLRTIKSTGEAVPAAEEAAATFPAELKKLIKEKGYQPKTMAHSERTFIAIKPDGVQRSLVGEIIKRFEQKGFRLVAMKFMRASEDLLKEHYNDLKDRPFFAGLVKYMHSGPVVAMVWEGLNVVKTGRVMLGETNPADSKPGTIRGDFCIQVGRNIIHGSDSVESAEKEIALWFQPEELVDYKSCAQSWIYE from the exons atgatggccccaaagcgcaagaaTAGCGATGCTGGCAGTTCGAATAttccaaagagaagccgtaaagtgcttcctttaagtgaaaaggtgaaagttctcgacttaataaggaaagaaaaaaaatcgtatgctgaggtggctaagatctacggtaagaatgaatcttccatccgtgaaattgtgaagaaggaaaaagaaattcgtgctagttttgctgtcgcACCTCTAACTGCAAAAGTTACGGCCACAGTGCGGGATAAGTGCTTAGTTAATATGGAAAAGGCATTAAGTTTGTGGGTGGAAGACATGAACAGAAAATGCGTTCCGCTTGATGGCAACATGTTGCGCCAGAAAGCACTGAATCTATATGAAGACTTCAGCAAGGGATCCCGTGAAACGAGTGACACCAAGACATTTACTGCAAGTAAGGGATGGTTACACAGATTCAGGAATAGGTTTGGACTGAGAACTATAAAAAGTACTGGAGAGGCTGTGCCTGCCGCCGAAGAAGCTGCTGCCACATTTCCGGCAGAGTTGAAGAAGTTGATTAAGGAGAAAGGATACCAGCCAAA GACCATGGCCCACAGCGAGCGCACCTTCATCGCCATCAAGCCTGACGGGGTCCAGCGCAGCCTGGTGGGCGAGATCATCAAGCGCTTCGAGCAGAAGGGCTTCCGGCTCGTCGCTATGAAGTTCATGCGC GCTTCTGAAGACCTCCTCAAGGAACACTACAACGACCTGAAGGACCGTCCGTTCTTTGCCGGGCTGGTGAAATACATGCACTCGGGGCCAGTGGTTGCCATG GTCTGGGAGGGGCTGAATGTTGTGAAGACAGGCCGAGTGATGCTCGGGGAGACCAACCCTGCGGACTCCAAGCCTGGGACCATCCgtggggatttttgcatccaaGTTGGCAG GAACATCATCCATGGCAGTGATTCCGTGGAGAGCGCAGAGAAGGAGATCGCCTTGTGGTTTCAGCCTGAGGAACTGGTCGATTACAAGAGCTGTGCTCAGAGCTGGATCTACGAGTGA
- the NME1 gene encoding nucleoside diphosphate kinase A isoform X4 has translation MAHSERTFIAIKPDGVQRSLVGEIIKRFEQKGFRLVAMKFMRASEDLLKEHYNDLKDRPFFAGLVKYMHSGPVVAMVWEGLNVVKTGRVMLGETNPADSKPGTIRGDFCIQVGRNIIHGSDSVESAEKEIALWFQPEELVDYKSCAQSWIYE, from the exons ATGGCCCACAGCGAGCGCACCTTCATCGCCATCAAGCCTGACGGGGTCCAGCGCAGCCTGGTGGGCGAGATCATCAAGCGCTTCGAGCAGAAGGGCTTCCGGCTCGTCGCTATGAAGTTCATGCGC GCTTCTGAAGACCTCCTCAAGGAACACTACAACGACCTGAAGGACCGTCCGTTCTTTGCCGGGCTGGTGAAATACATGCACTCGGGGCCAGTGGTTGCCATG GTCTGGGAGGGGCTGAATGTTGTGAAGACAGGCCGAGTGATGCTCGGGGAGACCAACCCTGCGGACTCCAAGCCTGGGACCATCCgtggggatttttgcatccaaGTTGGCAG GAACATCATCCATGGCAGTGATTCCGTGGAGAGCGCAGAGAAGGAGATCGCCTTGTGGTTTCAGCCTGAGGAACTGGTCGATTACAAGAGCTGTGCTCAGAGCTGGATCTACGAGTGA
- the LOC139073983 gene encoding serine/arginine repetitive matrix protein 1-like, translating to MVLRAGSRVRGRSDPGCAGSGTPGRETTWAPPHPPRPRPPRLPLRPPQGHVASRAPPPCRPGAAAPRQSPDARGGTRQGSRASAELRDLGGRSRSRSREPGDHRRRGRGGGGARGGHTPEGLPPNPRGRRGRSTLSTPRLCTERARLRGQEVISAPPRLSPTGLASKTAHVRTHLLPSVPPAARARARKPALALEFFSPLPSVECGKESGDFTGHFSGELFASWQCRQFQPWALHLSFPSGKTVIGEGIARPAS from the exons ATGGTCCTGCGGGCGGGGAGTCGAGTCAGGGGCCGCAGCGACCCGGGCTGTGCGGGGTCCGGGACCCCCGGCCGCGAGACCACgtgggcccctccccaccccccgcggccgcgcccgccccgcctccccctccGCCCGCCGCAGGGACACGTGGCTTCCCGAGCGCCTCCGCCCTGCCGGCCCGGGGCCGCCGCCCCTCGGCAGTCCCCGGACGCCCGCGGGGGGACGCGACAGGGCTCCCGGGCCAGCGCAGAGCTCAGGGaccttggggg ccggagccggagccggagccgggaGCCGGGCGACCACCGGAGGCGAGGCCGCGGCGGAGGAGGGGCGCGCGGCGGCCACACCCCGGAGGGCCTGCCGCCCAACCCGCGGGGCCGACGCGGCCGGAGCACGCTGTCCACGCCCCGGCTTTGCACGGAGCGGGCGCGGCTCCGGGGGCAGGAAGTGATTTCTGCTCCTCCTCGCCTGTCTCCTACCGGTCTCGCCAGTAAGACTGCGCACGTCCGAACCCACCTCCTCCCTTCAGTGCCACCCGCCGCACGCGCGCGCGCACGAAAACCTGCTCTTGCTCTTGAGTTCTTCTCCCCG TTACCAAGCGTCGAGTGTGGAAAGGAATCTGGGGATTTCACTGGACATTTCTCTGGAGAGCTGTTTGCCTCCTGGCAGTGCCGTCAGttccagccctgggccctgcaccTCTCCTTTCCTTCCGGAAAGACTGTCATTGGGGAAGGTATAGCCCGCCCTGCCTCCTGA
- the NME2 gene encoding nucleoside diphosphate kinase B has translation MANVERTFIAIKPDGVQRSLVGEIIKRFEQKGFRLVAMKLLQASEDLLKQHYVDLKDRPFFPGLVKYMHSGPIVAMVWEGLNVVKTGRVMLGETNPADSKPGTIRGDFCIQVGRNIIHGSDSVKSAEKEISLWFKPEELVDYKSCAFDWIYE, from the exons ATGGCCAACGTGGAGCGCACCTTCATCGCCATCAAGCCGGATGGTGTGCAGCGCAGCCTGGTGGGTGAGATCATCAAGCGCTTCGAGCAGAAGGGATTCCGCCTCGTGGCCATGAAGTTACTCCAG GCCTCTGAGGACCTCCTGAAGCAGCACTACGTTGACCTGAAAGACCGCCCATTCTTCCCCGGGCTGGTGAAGTACATGCACTCTGGCCCCATCGTGGCCATG GTCTGGGAGGGGCTGAATGTGGTGAAGACAGGGCGAGTGATGCTCGGAGAGACCAATCCAGCAGATTCCAAGCCGGGCACCATTCGCGGGGACTTCTGCATTCAAGTTGGCAG GAACATCATTCATGGCAGTGATTCAGTAAAAAGTGCTGAGAAAGAAATCAGCCTCTGGTTTAAGCCTGAAGAATTGGTTGACTACAAGTCTTGTGCTTTTGACTGGATCTATGAATGA